The following coding sequences lie in one Deinococcus sp. AJ005 genomic window:
- a CDS encoding type IV secretory system conjugative DNA transfer family protein yields the protein MRWVLALLVFWVTVFFTMLGQGIFAAAFFLVGSGLVYLFKDSRPQVRHTAHFAHKDEIAPLTRGVFEGDGVMVGFAYKQPLVVRPGTAGKNELGHFLWVGPSRSGKGLSIASNLYNWEGSAIVVDIKGEIAEQTAGYRRDVLGQDVFILNPSGGESSHQFDPFKELETDEQIFSAAIGFMQPDKDGANAIFAQRASAALAALIKAAKVSEAPTVAFLDSMIYQPHGLKGTALRLQALNDPQVTRWLNSFLGKDPDQMDWDEADGDRFLNNSWQRLRTAASFLITPGVKHMTGGSDFMAADIVDRPTTVYLVFRESELTLNLALFNLVIDAIFRSIMRRYDLNPGLEGQKILTVFDEAFRASPNLLAEYAGTVAGRGIYLCIYIQSLAQLSDIWGKEGRTVIMENAHTKVFLPAVDRSDDDREGTSSFVSASCGKYMMEDRGQAKEEHGKELNTNVRMTERELISASEFAMLGAGKSIILCNDFPPILAHRLEPWRFKEHASAQQSPAPRPPGRSGTGRSDTGPPVTTEAPQAEPEAGVQAQSSPVTETPATAGHAPEAGAETAAVSPATAPVNPPPAEAETGEDSAPIPVPQVVLPLDLDTEDQDDDIDQGVF from the coding sequence ATGCGGTGGGTGCTGGCGCTGCTGGTCTTCTGGGTCACCGTCTTCTTCACGATGCTGGGCCAGGGCATTTTTGCCGCCGCATTCTTCCTGGTGGGAAGCGGGCTTGTTTATCTATTTAAGGACAGTCGGCCCCAGGTCCGGCACACGGCCCACTTCGCCCACAAGGATGAAATTGCGCCGCTGACCAGAGGGGTGTTTGAAGGGGACGGCGTGATGGTGGGCTTCGCTTACAAGCAGCCCCTGGTGGTCCGCCCGGGCACCGCTGGAAAAAATGAGCTGGGACATTTTCTGTGGGTTGGCCCCAGCCGGAGCGGCAAGGGGCTGAGCATTGCCAGCAACCTGTACAACTGGGAAGGGTCAGCCATCGTCGTGGACATCAAAGGCGAGATCGCCGAGCAGACCGCCGGGTACCGCCGAGACGTGCTGGGCCAGGACGTGTTCATTCTCAATCCATCGGGTGGGGAGAGCAGCCATCAATTTGATCCTTTCAAAGAGCTGGAGACCGATGAGCAGATCTTCAGCGCGGCCATCGGGTTCATGCAGCCGGACAAGGACGGTGCGAACGCCATCTTCGCCCAGCGTGCGAGCGCGGCGCTCGCGGCACTCATCAAGGCGGCCAAAGTTTCGGAAGCGCCCACCGTCGCGTTTCTGGATTCGATGATCTACCAGCCGCACGGTCTCAAGGGAACCGCCCTCAGACTCCAGGCGCTGAATGACCCGCAGGTGACCCGGTGGCTGAACTCGTTTCTGGGGAAAGACCCGGACCAGATGGACTGGGATGAGGCAGACGGGGACCGCTTCCTGAACAATTCCTGGCAGCGGCTCAGAACGGCGGCGAGCTTCCTGATCACCCCAGGCGTCAAGCACATGACCGGGGGCAGCGATTTCATGGCCGCCGATATCGTGGACCGACCGACGACGGTGTATCTGGTGTTCCGCGAGTCCGAACTGACCCTGAACCTCGCCCTGTTCAACCTGGTCATCGACGCCATCTTCCGTTCGATCATGCGCCGCTATGACCTGAATCCCGGCCTGGAGGGTCAGAAGATCCTGACGGTCTTTGACGAGGCGTTCAGGGCCTCGCCCAACCTGCTCGCGGAGTACGCGGGCACCGTGGCCGGACGCGGAATCTACCTGTGCATCTACATTCAGTCGCTGGCCCAGCTCAGCGACATCTGGGGCAAGGAAGGCCGGACCGTGATCATGGAGAACGCCCACACCAAGGTCTTTCTGCCCGCCGTGGACCGCTCAGATGATGACCGGGAAGGCACGTCTTCTTTCGTGTCTGCGTCCTGTGGCAAGTACATGATGGAGGACCGGGGCCAGGCCAAAGAGGAACACGGCAAGGAGCTGAACACCAACGTCCGCATGACCGAGCGCGAACTGATCTCCGCGAGTGAGTTCGCCATGCTGGGGGCCGGAAAGAGCATCATCTTGTGCAACGACTTTCCCCCCATCCTGGCCCACCGACTGGAGCCGTGGCGGTTCAAGGAACACGCCAGCGCGCAGCAGTCCCCCGCGCCCAGACCCCCTGGGCGGTCAGGCACAGGGCGGTCAGACACAGGGCCGCCGGTCACCACCGAAGCGCCCCAGGCCGAGCCAGAGGCTGGCGTCCAGGCGCAGTCTTCCCCTGTTACTGAGACCCCGGCCACCGCTGGCCACGCGCCGGAAGCCGGTGCAGAAACCGCTGCGGTGTCCCCGGCCACAGCGCCCGTCAATCCGCCCCCAGCAGAGGCTGAAACAGGCGAAGATTCCGCGCCTATTCCAGTGCCACAGGTGGTGTTACCTCTAGACCTTGACACAGAAGATCAAGATGATGACATTGATCAGGGTGTTTTTTGA